The Streptosporangiales bacterium genomic interval ACCGGCCTTTCGACTACCTCGTGCCTGCCCGCTTCGCCGACGACTGCGTCCCCGGCTGCCGGGTGCGCGTGCGGTTCGCGGGCGCGCTGGCCGACGGCTACGTCCTCGAACGGGTCGAGCGCAGCGAGCACGAGGGCCGGCTGGCGTTCCTCGACCGCGTGGTGTCGGCGGAGCCGGTGCTCTCGCCGGAGGTCGCGGCCGTGGCGCGGGCCGTCGCCGACAGGTACGCGGGCAGCCTCGCCGACGTGTTGCGGCTCGCCGTCCCACCCCGGCACGCGAAGGTGGAGGCCGAGCCCCCGGCCGGCGCAGCCCGGCCCGAGGAGGTCGGCGAGTCGCCGGCGGCGGAGTCGTGGCGGCGGTACGTCGCGGGTGCGGCGTTCCTGCGCGGCCTCGCGGAGGGGCGCGCGGTGCGTGCTGTCTGGGACGCTTTGCCAGGCGAGGACTGGCCCGCCGCGATCGCGGCGGCCGCCGTCAGCACCGCGGGCGGAGGTCGCGGCGTCCTCGTGGTGGTGCCCGACCACCGTGACCTCGACCGGGTCGACGCCGCGATGGTTGCCACCCTCGGCACCGGCCGGCACGTCGTGCTGACCGCGGAGCTCGGGCCGGCCGAGCGCTACCGGCGGTGGCTCGCCGTTCGCCGCGGCACGGTGCGGGTCGCGGTCGGCACCCGGGCGGCGATGTTCGCGCCGGTCCACGACCTCGGTCTCGTCGTGTGCTGGGACGACGGCGACGACCTGCATGCGGAGCCGCGTGCCCCGTACCCGCACGTCAGGGAGGTGCTGTGCACCCGCGCGCACCTGCAGGGCGCGTCCGCGCTGATCGGCGGCTTCGCGCGGACGGCCGAGGCGACCCTGCTCGTCCGGACGGGCTGGGCACAGGTGGTCGCCGGCGCCCGCGCGGAGGTGCGGGAGCGCATGCCGGCGGTCCGCGCCGCTGGCGACGACGCCGAGCTGGCGCGTGACCCAGGGGCGCGCAGCGCGCGGCTGCCGCACCTCGCGTGGCGCACGGCACACGAGGCACTCGAGCACGGGCCGGTCCTGGTGCAGACGCCACGACGCGGGTACGTCCCCGCGCTGGCGTGC includes:
- a CDS encoding primosome assembly protein PriA (binding of PriA to forked DNA starts the assembly of the primosome, also possesses 3'-5' helicase activity), which produces MSLAHLDRPFDYLVPARFADDCVPGCRVRVRFAGALADGYVLERVERSEHEGRLAFLDRVVSAEPVLSPEVAAVARAVADRYAGSLADVLRLAVPPRHAKVEAEPPAGAARPEEVGESPAAESWRRYVAGAAFLRGLAEGRAVRAVWDALPGEDWPAAIAAAAVSTAGGGRGVLVVVPDHRDLDRVDAAMVATLGTGRHVVLTAELGPAERYRRWLAVRRGTVRVAVGTRAAMFAPVHDLGLVVCWDDGDDLHAEPRAPYPHVREVLCTRAHLQGASALIGGFARTAEATLLVRTGWAQVVAGARAEVRERMPAVRAAGDDAELARDPGARSARLPHLAWRTAHEALEHGPVLVQTPRRGYVPALACARCRTGARCPHCAGPLAADREGGRPACRWCGRPVTRWACGSCGGTGLRAVVVGAARTAEELGRAFPGVTVRVSGGDSGVLAEVSATPQLVVATPGAEPVAAQGYAAALLLDGWALLGRADLRAGEETLRRWANACALVRSGGSGGRVVVLAESTLRPVQSLMRWDTAGFADRELAEREEMRFPPAVRAAVVSGDPSAVDELLRIEGMPAVVDVLGPVPVPARDGADHVRAVVRVPRAEGAALARALHAGLAVRSAAKKPGTARVQVDPQELL